A region from the Saccharomonospora azurea NA-128 genome encodes:
- a CDS encoding iron-containing redox enzyme family protein gives MSTPAEVSPLPLPRGPLSAAVVSALRDEPGRPTLPVDIGDPDPYGDDLQLTLQTCYELHYRGFTDAAPDWEWDPDLLRLRAALEQRFLTALRADVPGRGRDTDVAGTLDELLVEPVHGTGPSHWLRDEGTWTQMREYFALRSIYHLKEADPHAWVIPRLRGQAKAALVAVEFDEFGGGRYDRMHSRLYAELLDAAGLRSDYLGYLDQAPPQALATVNLMSLFGLHRALRAALVGHFAAAEISTAPSAARMVQALDRLGAPEACRFFFAEHVEADAVHEQVMRRDVIGDLLAREPHLAADVVFGIQATELLEAHLAEHLMTHWRRELPAMPLPADAR, from the coding sequence GTGTCGACACCCGCCGAGGTGTCCCCCTTGCCACTGCCCCGTGGCCCTCTCTCCGCGGCCGTGGTGTCGGCGTTGCGCGACGAACCCGGCCGCCCCACCCTCCCGGTCGACATCGGTGATCCCGACCCGTACGGCGACGACCTGCAGCTGACCTTGCAGACCTGCTACGAACTGCACTACCGCGGCTTCACCGACGCCGCACCCGACTGGGAGTGGGACCCGGACCTGCTGCGCCTGCGTGCGGCGTTGGAGCAGCGGTTCCTCACGGCGTTGCGCGCCGACGTCCCCGGCCGGGGACGTGACACCGACGTCGCGGGAACGCTCGACGAACTCCTGGTGGAACCGGTCCACGGGACGGGTCCCAGCCACTGGTTGCGCGACGAGGGCACGTGGACGCAGATGCGCGAGTACTTCGCGCTGCGCTCGATCTACCACCTCAAGGAGGCCGACCCGCACGCGTGGGTCATTCCGCGCCTGCGCGGGCAGGCCAAGGCCGCGCTCGTGGCCGTCGAGTTCGACGAGTTCGGCGGCGGCCGGTACGACCGCATGCACTCGCGGCTCTACGCCGAGCTGCTCGACGCGGCCGGGTTGCGCAGCGACTACCTCGGCTACCTCGACCAGGCACCGCCGCAGGCGCTGGCGACGGTGAACCTCATGTCGCTGTTCGGTCTGCATCGAGCGCTGCGGGCCGCCCTGGTGGGCCACTTCGCCGCCGCCGAGATCAGCACGGCACCCAGCGCGGCCCGCATGGTGCAGGCGCTCGACCGGCTCGGGGCGCCGGAGGCCTGCCGGTTCTTCTTCGCCGAGCACGTCGAGGCCGACGCGGTGCACGAGCAGGTCATGCGCCGCGACGTGATCGGTGACCTCCTGGCGCGAGAGCCGCACCTCGCCGCCGACGTCGTGTTCGGCATCCAGGCGACCGAGCTCCTCGAAGCCCACCTCGCCGAGCACCTCATGACGCACTGGCGGCGCGAGCTGCCCGCGATGCCGCTGCCCGCCGACGCGCGCTGA
- a CDS encoding aminotransferase class I/II-fold pyridoxal phosphate-dependent enzyme: MEALTGPVVKGIAARLGVTLVPLPVDEHGLVPESVREARSDAVYVQPTLHNPLGVTMPEWRRQELAQVLNDFGINAVEDTVYAFLRDEVPLAAYAPERTVLVDSLSKRFSPGLTLGFLVASEGLAGRVASALRSGGWTAPGFTLVAATHWFEDGTVFSVRRRKRIDAAHKS; encoded by the coding sequence GTGGAAGCGCTCACCGGTCCGGTGGTGAAGGGCATCGCCGCCCGGCTCGGGGTGACGCTCGTGCCGTTGCCCGTCGACGAGCACGGGCTCGTGCCCGAGTCGGTCCGCGAGGCACGCTCCGACGCCGTGTATGTGCAGCCGACGCTGCACAATCCGCTCGGTGTCACGATGCCGGAGTGGCGCAGGCAGGAGCTGGCGCAGGTGCTGAACGATTTCGGCATCAACGCCGTGGAGGACACCGTCTACGCGTTCCTGCGCGACGAGGTGCCGTTGGCGGCGTACGCGCCGGAGCGCACCGTTCTCGTCGACAGCCTGTCGAAGCGCTTCTCTCCGGGGCTGACTCTGGGGTTCCTCGTCGCCTCCGAGGGGTTGGCGGGGCGGGTGGCGTCCGCGCTGCGCTCCGGAGGGTGGACGGCGCCCGGGTTCACGCTCGTCGCCGCCACGCACTGGTTCGAGGACGGGACGGTGTTCTCGGTGCGGCGACGCAAGCGGATCGACGCGGCACACAAGTCATAG
- a CDS encoding DUF2795 domain-containing protein encodes MATTRERLHTALSEADFPAERAELVRYAERAGADSDTLRELKGIPAETYGGLGEVERAVSFATPEDDRERAERRRTHDKPGLSEQAKDVEAHPIVEELGENRGS; translated from the coding sequence ATGGCAACCACCAGGGAACGACTGCACACGGCGTTGTCCGAGGCGGACTTCCCCGCCGAACGCGCCGAACTGGTGCGGTATGCGGAGCGGGCCGGTGCGGATTCCGACACCCTCCGCGAACTGAAGGGAATCCCCGCCGAGACCTACGGCGGTCTCGGTGAGGTCGAGCGCGCCGTGTCGTTCGCGACGCCCGAGGACGACCGGGAGCGGGCCGAGCGGCGTCGGACGCACGACAAGCCCGGACTGTCGGAGCAGGCCAAGGACGTGGAGGCACACCCGATCGTCGAGGAGCTCGGCGAGAACCGGGGCAGTTGA
- a CDS encoding site-2 protease family protein: MSSTFRLGTIAGIRVGAHWSVLGILLILVVALGFRNWPVLAPGHAGVVYVLAAVVTAVFFLASLLAHELAHAVVARRQGIEVDDITLWLLGGLARLRSEARTPGADLRVAVAGPLASLVCGAVFGALAWLLVTVDAPFLAVMAAVYLALFNGVLAAFNLVPAAPLDGGRVLRAALWAWKGDRHLAAVWSARAGRGFGILLILAGVWQLLFAGTGSGLWWVLIGLFVVTVAGAEEREAHLGSTLQDVRVSEVMTPDPDTTDADTSVHDFLHDVVLVRRHSAFPVVDGRGHVEGLVTLNRLRSVPLDERGTTRVHDIACPASDVPTATPDTPLTDLLPDLRDAPDGRALVFDGDRLAGIVTPTDVSRAVTVRGLVEADPRHVVRPVHGTPPPPVA; the protein is encoded by the coding sequence ATGTCCTCGACGTTCAGACTCGGCACGATCGCGGGTATCCGGGTCGGCGCGCACTGGAGCGTGCTCGGCATCCTGCTCATCCTCGTGGTCGCGCTCGGCTTCCGGAACTGGCCCGTCCTGGCTCCCGGCCACGCCGGTGTCGTCTACGTCCTGGCGGCTGTGGTGACGGCCGTGTTCTTCCTCGCCTCACTGCTCGCGCACGAGCTCGCGCACGCGGTCGTCGCTCGTCGGCAGGGCATCGAGGTCGACGACATCACCCTGTGGCTGCTCGGCGGCCTCGCCCGGCTCCGCAGTGAAGCCCGGACACCCGGGGCCGACCTGAGGGTGGCCGTCGCGGGCCCGTTGGCGAGCCTGGTGTGCGGCGCGGTGTTCGGGGCCCTCGCCTGGCTGCTCGTCACGGTGGACGCCCCGTTCCTCGCGGTGATGGCGGCGGTGTACCTCGCGCTGTTCAACGGTGTTCTCGCGGCCTTCAACCTGGTTCCCGCCGCCCCGCTGGACGGCGGGCGAGTCCTGCGCGCCGCGCTGTGGGCGTGGAAGGGCGACCGGCACCTCGCCGCCGTCTGGAGTGCTCGCGCGGGCCGCGGGTTCGGCATCCTGCTCATTCTCGCCGGCGTGTGGCAGCTGCTGTTCGCGGGCACGGGCAGCGGCCTGTGGTGGGTGCTGATCGGCTTGTTCGTCGTCACCGTCGCGGGTGCCGAGGAACGCGAGGCACACCTCGGCAGCACGCTCCAGGACGTGCGCGTGTCCGAGGTCATGACCCCCGACCCGGACACCACCGACGCCGACACCTCGGTGCACGACTTCCTGCACGACGTCGTGCTCGTCCGGCGGCACTCGGCGTTTCCGGTCGTGGACGGGCGAGGACACGTGGAGGGGCTGGTGACGCTGAACCGGCTGCGGTCGGTGCCCCTCGACGAGCGGGGCACGACCCGTGTGCACGACATCGCGTGCCCGGCGAGTGACGTCCCGACCGCCACGCCGGACACTCCGCTCACCGATCTGCTGCCCGACCTGCGCGACGCCCCGGACGGGCGGGCGCTCGTGTTCGACGGCGATCGACTCGCGGGCATCGTGACGCCCACCGACGTCAGCCGTGCCGTGACCGTGCGGGGGTTGGTCGAGGCGGACCCGCGCCATGTGGTCCGCCCCGTGCACGGCACGCCTCCGCCCCCGGTGGCGTGA
- a CDS encoding NAD-dependent epimerase/dehydratase family protein codes for MRVVVTGATGNIGTSVVEALGDDPAVESIVGIARRAPRWTHPKLTVEKLDLGTADDAALDSVFAGADAVVHLAWLFQPTRNPPTTWRANVLGSLRVFEAAARCAVPALVHSSSVGAYSPGPKDHAVTEDWPTHGWPGAAYTREKAYLERALDAFEAEHESIRVVRMRPGFVFRRETASQQRRLFLGPFVPTSLVRPGLIPVVPNARSLRMQVVHSADAGRAFALAATRDVRGAFNVAAEEIVDGALLARVLDARTVPVPSRVLRTVLSAAWNLRLVPASPDLFDAVVRLPLMDTTRARTELGWTPQHTAAEAVAEFLTGLRERAGEATPPLASSTEGGRLGELATGVGERP; via the coding sequence ATGCGGGTCGTGGTGACCGGGGCGACCGGCAACATCGGCACCAGCGTCGTCGAGGCGCTCGGCGACGATCCGGCGGTCGAGTCGATCGTCGGCATCGCGCGGCGGGCACCGCGGTGGACGCACCCGAAGCTGACGGTCGAGAAGCTCGATCTCGGCACGGCCGACGATGCCGCGCTCGACTCGGTGTTCGCCGGCGCCGACGCGGTCGTGCACCTCGCCTGGCTGTTCCAACCCACCCGGAACCCGCCGACGACGTGGCGCGCGAACGTGCTCGGGAGCCTGCGCGTCTTCGAGGCCGCCGCACGCTGCGCGGTGCCCGCTCTCGTGCACTCGTCGTCGGTCGGGGCCTACTCCCCCGGGCCGAAGGACCACGCGGTGACCGAAGACTGGCCCACACACGGCTGGCCCGGCGCGGCCTACACCCGCGAGAAGGCGTATCTGGAGCGGGCACTCGACGCCTTCGAGGCCGAGCACGAGTCGATTCGCGTGGTGCGGATGCGGCCGGGGTTCGTCTTCCGTCGCGAGACGGCGTCCCAGCAGCGGCGGCTGTTCCTGGGCCCGTTCGTGCCGACGAGCCTGGTGCGTCCCGGGCTGATCCCGGTGGTCCCGAACGCGCGGTCGCTGCGCATGCAGGTCGTGCACTCCGCCGACGCGGGGCGCGCGTTCGCACTGGCCGCCACGCGGGACGTGCGGGGCGCGTTCAACGTGGCCGCCGAGGAGATCGTCGACGGCGCCCTGCTCGCCCGCGTGCTCGACGCACGCACGGTCCCCGTGCCCTCACGGGTGCTCCGCACCGTCCTCTCGGCGGCGTGGAATCTCCGTCTCGTCCCGGCCTCCCCAGACCTGTTCGACGCGGTGGTGCGCCTGCCGTTGATGGACACGACGCGCGCGCGGACCGAACTGGGCTGGACACCGCAGCACACCGCGGCCGAGGCCGTCGCCGAGTTCCTCACCGGACTGCGTGAGCGGGCGGGTGAGGCGACGCCGCCGCTGGCCTCGTCGACCGAGGGCGGGCGGCTCGGCGAGCTGGCCACCGGGGTCGGCGAACGGCCCTGA
- a CDS encoding SRPBCC family protein, translating into MTDFEQTRVIDAGPRVVFDIASTLTSLDSWTPEGVEVEPEGEGTLHAWVASGSEVRDQTGYVDADRDRMRLRWGGQDTGYEGWLQIEPHGDGGSNATLATLHIEFAGDAPETLGGEQSADVDSRIEQALDRLNSLVQDRTETTR; encoded by the coding sequence ATGACCGATTTCGAGCAGACCCGGGTCATCGACGCCGGCCCGCGGGTCGTCTTCGACATCGCCTCGACCCTCACGTCGCTGGACAGCTGGACGCCCGAGGGCGTCGAGGTGGAACCCGAGGGCGAGGGCACCCTGCACGCCTGGGTCGCCAGCGGGAGCGAGGTCCGCGACCAGACCGGCTACGTCGACGCCGACCGCGATCGGATGCGTCTGCGGTGGGGCGGCCAGGACACCGGCTACGAGGGGTGGTTGCAGATCGAGCCCCACGGCGACGGCGGGTCGAACGCCACCCTCGCCACCCTGCACATCGAGTTCGCGGGCGACGCGCCGGAAACACTGGGCGGCGAACAGAGCGCCGACGTCGACAGCCGGATCGAGCAGGCGCTGGACCGGCTGAACTCGCTCGTGCAGGACCGCACCGAGACCACCCGGTAG
- the folP gene encoding dihydropteroate synthase, translating into MVTLHCRGRVVERDRAFVMAIVNRTPDSFYDKGATYSLDSAVRAVDAAVVDGADIVDIGGVKAGPGSDVSVAEEIRRVAPVVAAVRDRHPDLLISVDTWRSEVGRQVCEEGADLINDTWQSADPALAEVAAEFGAGYVCSHTGGASPRTLPHRVAYDDVVAAVAEEVTRRAEHVAALGVPRGGILIDPTHDFGKNTWHGLELLRRLSELTSTPWPVLLALSNKDFVGETLDAELSDRVDGTLAATAVAAWEGAAVFRAHEVRRTRQVVDMVASIRGTRPPSFVLRGMT; encoded by the coding sequence GTGGTGACCCTGCATTGCCGTGGCCGTGTCGTGGAACGCGATCGCGCGTTCGTCATGGCCATCGTCAACCGGACTCCCGACTCGTTCTACGACAAGGGGGCCACCTACTCCCTCGACTCCGCCGTGCGGGCCGTGGACGCGGCCGTCGTGGACGGCGCCGACATCGTCGACATCGGCGGTGTGAAGGCCGGCCCGGGCTCGGACGTGTCCGTGGCCGAGGAGATCCGCCGCGTCGCCCCCGTGGTCGCCGCCGTGCGCGACCGGCACCCCGACCTGCTCATCAGCGTGGACACGTGGCGCTCGGAGGTCGGCAGGCAGGTGTGCGAGGAGGGCGCGGACCTCATCAACGACACCTGGCAGTCGGCCGATCCCGCGCTGGCCGAGGTGGCCGCCGAGTTCGGCGCGGGTTACGTGTGCTCGCACACGGGCGGCGCGTCACCCCGGACACTGCCCCACCGGGTGGCCTACGACGACGTCGTGGCCGCCGTGGCGGAGGAGGTCACGCGGCGGGCCGAACACGTGGCCGCACTCGGCGTTCCCCGCGGCGGCATCCTCATCGACCCGACCCACGACTTCGGCAAGAACACCTGGCACGGGCTCGAACTGCTGCGCCGGCTGTCCGAACTCACCTCGACCCCGTGGCCGGTGCTGCTCGCGCTGTCGAACAAGGACTTCGTGGGCGAGACCCTCGACGCCGAGCTGTCCGACCGGGTCGACGGCACGCTCGCCGCGACCGCCGTGGCGGCCTGGGAGGGCGCTGCGGTGTTCCGCGCCCACGAAGTGCGCCGAACCCGGCAGGTGGTGGACATGGTGGCCAGCATCCGGGGCACCCGTCCGCCGTCGTTCGTGCTGCGGGGCATGACCTAG
- a CDS encoding response regulator transcription factor, with the protein MRELIRIVLADDEDLIRGALATLLGLEDDIEVVGQAGDGETAVELVRNTGPDLAVFDLEMPRLDGVEAASRVRAEVEIPIVIVTRHARPGVLKRALASGVRGFVPKTTAASRLAEILRDVHAGKRYVDPEIAASALTASSCPLTERELELLRYAHTGSTVSAIAEQAHLAPGTVRNYLSAAMSKLGVSTRYEAARRAWEEGWI; encoded by the coding sequence GTGAGGGAACTGATCCGCATCGTGCTGGCCGACGACGAGGACCTGATCCGCGGAGCGCTGGCCACCCTGCTCGGTCTGGAGGACGACATCGAGGTCGTGGGCCAGGCCGGTGACGGGGAGACGGCGGTCGAGCTGGTCCGGAACACCGGGCCCGACCTCGCGGTCTTCGATCTGGAGATGCCGCGCTTGGACGGCGTGGAAGCGGCGAGCCGGGTCCGCGCCGAGGTCGAGATCCCGATCGTGATCGTCACCCGGCACGCCCGGCCCGGGGTTCTGAAACGCGCGCTGGCCAGCGGAGTGCGCGGTTTCGTGCCCAAGACCACGGCGGCGAGCCGGCTGGCGGAGATTCTCCGGGACGTCCACGCGGGCAAGCGGTACGTCGACCCCGAGATCGCCGCGTCCGCGCTGACGGCGTCGAGCTGCCCGCTCACCGAGCGAGAGCTGGAGCTGCTGCGGTACGCGCACACGGGCAGCACGGTCTCCGCCATCGCCGAGCAGGCGCACCTCGCGCCCGGGACGGTGCGCAACTACCTGTCGGCGGCCATGTCGAAGCTCGGCGTCTCCACCCGGTACGAGGCCGCCCGGCGGGCCTGGGAGGAGGGCTGGATCTGA
- a CDS encoding sensor histidine kinase: MSDANSEFGTGLRRLHKYTWWSLVLLSYLALIPWLQLAADTERRVPLVVVTIGAGLLTIVQRTRFVNDGLRHGRRGPTVEHGVTFVLTVAAWGYATVVQPNPTAWAFLPGLTAGGVVLNTPKGRRRPTAFVMAVVAAGAGLVAIPLRDVEPGGGFPWFMAVLAAGFVLCFAALDLTQIWFWDMVVQIDKSRELAEELAVARERLRFAADLHDIQGHHLQAIMLKGELTERLIGRDDDAARAQAAELTELARTAMTDTRRVVHGYRGTDLRRELANAVELLGAAGIDTEVRGDARHVPPPLQELFGALIREGTTNILRHSDATRCVVVLRVDSTTAHIRLVNDGITPRQATPGSGIAGLRERFATLGGDVRGRVIEDGGDATFELGGHAPVRR; this comes from the coding sequence GTGAGCGACGCGAACTCGGAGTTCGGCACGGGACTACGGCGGCTGCACAAGTACACGTGGTGGTCGCTGGTCCTGCTGAGCTACCTCGCTCTGATCCCGTGGCTGCAGCTCGCCGCCGACACCGAACGACGGGTCCCGCTCGTCGTCGTCACCATCGGCGCGGGCCTGCTGACGATCGTGCAGCGCACACGGTTCGTCAACGACGGCCTGCGGCACGGTCGCCGCGGACCCACCGTCGAACACGGCGTCACGTTCGTCCTGACCGTCGCCGCCTGGGGTTACGCCACGGTCGTCCAGCCGAACCCGACCGCGTGGGCGTTCCTGCCCGGCCTGACCGCCGGAGGCGTGGTGCTCAACACGCCCAAGGGACGACGGCGTCCGACGGCGTTCGTGATGGCGGTCGTGGCGGCGGGCGCCGGCCTGGTGGCGATCCCGTTGCGCGACGTGGAGCCCGGCGGCGGGTTCCCCTGGTTCATGGCCGTCCTGGCCGCCGGGTTCGTGCTGTGCTTCGCGGCGCTCGACCTGACCCAGATCTGGTTCTGGGACATGGTCGTGCAGATCGACAAGTCCCGGGAGCTCGCCGAGGAACTCGCCGTGGCCCGCGAACGCCTCCGGTTCGCCGCCGACCTCCACGACATCCAGGGCCACCACCTCCAGGCGATCATGCTCAAGGGTGAGCTCACCGAGCGGCTCATCGGGCGCGACGACGACGCGGCCAGAGCCCAGGCCGCCGAGTTGACCGAGCTCGCCCGTACCGCGATGACGGACACCCGCCGCGTCGTCCACGGCTACCGGGGCACCGACCTGCGCCGGGAACTCGCCAACGCCGTGGAACTCCTCGGCGCCGCGGGCATCGACACCGAGGTACGCGGGGACGCGCGACACGTGCCGCCCCCGTTGCAGGAACTGTTCGGCGCGCTGATCCGGGAAGGGACGACGAACATCCTCCGGCACAGCGACGCCACCCGGTGCGTCGTCGTGCTGCGGGTCGACTCCACGACGGCCCACATCCGGCTGGTCAACGACGGCATCACGCCCCGGCAGGCCACCCCCGGCAGCGGTATCGCCGGGCTGCGCGAGCGCTTCGCCACGCTCGGCGGTGACGTGCGGGGCCGCGTGATCGAGGATGGTGGCGACGCGACGTTCGAGCTGGGCGGTCACGCGCCCGTGCGGAGGTGA
- a CDS encoding ABC transporter ATP-binding protein, producing the protein MNDVVVAAEGLRCAYGSFVAVRDVEFSVRQGEMFALLGTNGAGKTTTMETLEGHRPPTSGTVRVLGRDPYRERAFVHARCGIMLQSGGFAGDLTVRETARMWSGVVSRKSDVDELFERLGLAHRAGVRVKQLSGGEQRRLDLVLAALGGPEVLFLDEPTTGLDPESRQTTWELVEELLAEGTTVVLTTHYLEEAERLAHRLAIMHEGRIAVEGSLADVLGRYRARIDFRVATPDGTVPPVPPTPPGLLGDVDLTSYADGYVGIATDDLQSDLERVLAWARAQELRLHGLSARHASLDEVFRDVVESTNPVEVAA; encoded by the coding sequence ATGAACGACGTAGTGGTGGCCGCGGAGGGGCTGCGTTGCGCCTACGGCAGTTTCGTCGCCGTGCGTGACGTGGAGTTCTCGGTGCGCCAAGGGGAGATGTTCGCGCTCCTGGGTACGAACGGAGCGGGCAAGACCACGACGATGGAGACGCTGGAGGGGCATCGGCCGCCCACGTCGGGGACGGTGCGGGTGCTGGGCCGCGATCCCTATCGCGAACGGGCTTTCGTGCACGCGCGGTGCGGGATCATGCTGCAGTCCGGTGGTTTCGCCGGCGACCTCACCGTGCGGGAGACCGCGCGGATGTGGAGTGGCGTCGTCTCACGGAAGTCCGATGTGGACGAGCTGTTCGAGCGGTTGGGGCTCGCCCACCGCGCGGGGGTGCGGGTGAAGCAGCTGTCGGGAGGCGAACAGCGCAGGCTGGACCTCGTCCTCGCCGCTCTCGGCGGGCCCGAGGTGCTGTTCCTGGACGAACCGACCACGGGCCTCGACCCGGAATCGCGGCAGACGACGTGGGAGCTGGTCGAGGAACTGCTCGCCGAGGGCACCACGGTGGTGCTGACCACCCATTACCTGGAGGAGGCCGAACGCTTGGCCCACCGGCTGGCGATCATGCACGAGGGCAGGATCGCCGTGGAGGGCAGCCTCGCCGACGTGCTCGGCCGGTACCGGGCGCGCATCGACTTCCGGGTGGCCACACCGGACGGCACGGTGCCGCCTGTGCCCCCCACCCCGCCGGGCCTGCTCGGCGACGTGGACCTGACCTCCTACGCCGACGGGTACGTCGGCATCGCCACCGACGACCTCCAGTCGGACCTGGAGCGGGTGCTCGCGTGGGCCCGCGCGCAGGAGCTGCGACTGCACGGACTCAGCGCCCGGCACGCCTCGCTCGACGAGGTATTCCGTGACGTCGTCGAGTCGACCAACCCCGTGGAGGTGGCCGCATGA
- a CDS encoding ABC transporter permease, which translates to MNTRALTAISAAELRLFLRNTAVAVSALLMPLVIGGMFVVNGLQDTPESGWGFFVALMLLTVFGMSGCIAAAGTLSYRRDELYLKRLRCSQASDTTILAGVLAPVVLVTIVQCVLMLLMVGAAAGSAPDNLVLVVVAIVLGTVCSVGLGMATTGFSSSGEQAQTVATPVFFVLIGTAIWAALDLAEGLTMLQMLTPGGAVVQLMHLAYAGSPSGTTTGALSDALPAIGGLALWAAVGVGAAKRYFRWEPRH; encoded by the coding sequence ATGAACACGCGCGCGTTGACCGCGATCTCCGCAGCGGAACTGCGACTGTTCCTGCGCAACACCGCCGTGGCGGTGTCCGCGCTGCTGATGCCGTTGGTGATCGGCGGCATGTTCGTCGTCAACGGACTCCAGGACACCCCGGAATCGGGGTGGGGTTTCTTCGTCGCGTTGATGCTGCTCACCGTGTTCGGAATGTCGGGCTGTATCGCGGCCGCGGGCACCCTCAGCTACCGGCGCGACGAGCTCTACCTCAAGCGTCTGCGCTGCTCGCAGGCCTCCGACACCACGATCCTCGCGGGCGTGCTGGCGCCGGTGGTGCTGGTGACGATCGTGCAGTGCGTGCTCATGCTGCTGATGGTGGGCGCGGCGGCCGGGTCGGCGCCCGACAACCTCGTGCTGGTCGTCGTCGCGATCGTCCTCGGCACGGTGTGCAGTGTGGGGCTTGGCATGGCCACCACGGGCTTCTCGTCGTCCGGCGAGCAGGCCCAGACCGTGGCGACCCCGGTGTTCTTCGTGCTCATCGGCACCGCGATCTGGGCGGCCCTGGATCTCGCCGAGGGACTGACCATGCTGCAGATGCTCACCCCGGGCGGGGCGGTCGTGCAGCTCATGCACCTGGCCTACGCGGGGTCGCCGTCGGGCACGACGACCGGCGCCCTGTCCGACGCACTACCGGCCATCGGGGGTCTGGCGCTCTGGGCGGCCGTGGGCGTGGGGGCGGCCAAGCGCTACTTCCGCTGGGAGCCGCGACACTGA
- a CDS encoding SAM-dependent methyltransferase, protein MSDYSSLDLSRPSSGRVYDYWLGGTNNYAVDREFAEQQLARAPEIREAVRENRAFLRRAVRFATAAGIRQFVDIGCGLPTQGSVHEVADEVAPGESRVVYIDNEPVAHAHAQILLEDTADPARHRALAGDFFDGPALWERVLAEGIDPREPVCLLTVALLHLLPAERKPETVLAYYRDRLAPGSLLVLSHACLDTGDAQAQEAFGRISDDYRARTANQGTGGLRGRAEIAELFGDFELVDPGLVWLPQWRPEASFVGDPARTRAVAGVARKTSA, encoded by the coding sequence GTGTCCGACTACTCATCGCTCGACCTGAGCCGCCCCAGTTCCGGGCGCGTCTACGACTACTGGCTCGGCGGGACCAACAACTACGCCGTCGACCGCGAGTTCGCCGAACAACAGCTCGCGCGCGCTCCCGAGATCCGGGAAGCGGTGCGCGAGAATCGCGCCTTCCTCCGCAGGGCGGTGCGGTTCGCGACGGCGGCGGGGATCCGCCAGTTCGTCGACATCGGCTGCGGCCTGCCGACGCAGGGCAGCGTGCACGAGGTCGCCGACGAGGTGGCGCCCGGCGAGAGCCGGGTCGTCTACATCGACAACGAGCCCGTGGCCCACGCCCACGCGCAGATCCTGCTGGAAGACACCGCCGACCCCGCACGGCACCGCGCCCTGGCCGGGGACTTCTTCGACGGTCCGGCGCTCTGGGAGCGCGTGTTGGCGGAGGGCATCGACCCTCGGGAGCCGGTCTGCCTGCTGACGGTGGCGTTGCTGCACCTGCTGCCCGCGGAGCGGAAGCCGGAGACCGTGCTGGCGTACTACCGCGACCGGCTCGCGCCCGGCAGTCTGCTGGTGCTCTCCCACGCCTGCCTCGACACCGGCGACGCGCAGGCGCAGGAGGCGTTCGGCCGGATCAGCGACGACTACCGGGCGCGCACGGCCAACCAGGGCACCGGTGGACTGCGCGGCCGCGCCGAGATCGCGGAGCTGTTCGGCGACTTCGAGCTCGTCGACCCAGGCCTGGTGTGGTTGCCACAGTGGCGGCCCGAGGCATCGTTCGTCGGCGACCCCGCCCGCACGCGCGCGGTCGCGGGGGTGGCCCGCAAGACGTCGGCGTGA
- a CDS encoding nucleoside deaminase, which translates to MIEDRELVHLRRCVELAAEALAAGDEPFGSVLVDGDGEVRAEDRNRVAGGDRTRHPEFALARLSTTLMTPEERHRATVYTSGEHCPMCAAAHGWVGLGRIVYVASSAQLSAWLSELGVPAPPVATLPVSDVAPNVVVEGPVPSLVEEIRALHVRFHRGNAS; encoded by the coding sequence GTGATCGAGGATCGGGAACTGGTACATCTTCGCCGGTGTGTCGAGCTCGCGGCCGAGGCGCTGGCGGCGGGCGACGAGCCCTTCGGTTCGGTGCTCGTCGACGGAGACGGCGAGGTGCGTGCCGAGGACCGCAACCGCGTCGCGGGCGGCGACCGGACCCGGCATCCGGAGTTCGCGCTCGCCCGCCTGTCGACGACGCTCATGACGCCCGAGGAACGGCACCGCGCCACCGTCTACACCTCCGGAGAGCACTGCCCGATGTGTGCCGCCGCGCACGGCTGGGTCGGACTCGGCCGCATCGTGTACGTGGCCTCGTCGGCACAGCTGTCGGCGTGGCTGTCGGAGCTCGGCGTGCCCGCACCCCCGGTGGCGACGCTCCCGGTCTCGGACGTCGCCCCGAACGTCGTGGTGGAGGGGCCGGTGCCCTCGCTGGTCGAGGAGATCCGGGCGCTGCACGTCCGCTTCCACCGCGGCAACGCGAGCTGA
- a CDS encoding NUDIX hydrolase, which translates to MDSPPATPVSRLLDAHRPADDVERADVERILRWRRDAADAADPWDRTAPLHLTASAFVVHPSTGRVLLRRHPRQRAWLRRCGGRPCPRRGS; encoded by the coding sequence GTGGACTCCCCGCCGGCGACACCCGTGTCGCGCCTGCTCGACGCCCACCGTCCCGCCGACGACGTCGAGCGAGCCGACGTCGAGCGCATCCTCCGATGGCGCAGGGATGCGGCCGACGCGGCCGATCCCTGGGACCGCACCGCGCCCCTGCACCTGACGGCCTCGGCCTTCGTCGTGCACCCGAGCACCGGGCGGGTGCTGCTGCGTCGGCATCCCCGCCAGCGGGCCTGGTTGCGCCGTTGCGGTGGGCGACCCTGTCCGAGGCGCGGGAGCTGA